In the genome of Sorangium aterium, one region contains:
- a CDS encoding HEAT repeat domain-containing protein, which yields MSRAFDDLGPFEGPRAGDAGSWPAEPESISPSARSTPMPIAAIAAALSADDAEERRQAAARLGRADVVEALPLLLRALGDPDWRVRKEATYACHRLIQAAPTSAPAQAAEGERPASPGAGAEGERPSAPQLLVAALLDALQKSEDVGLRNAAIEVLGYCGRDATPALVDALGALAGDERKLVVDALGRTRDPAALDPLYAALAEQDDNLRQSAIEAIAGMGLIARERVTDILYERLADRDRFVRLTALNGLNGLEAPVPWRVLSSLIDDPILRPAALVAAALAESPEAPRALCGALATARGGAFAQLVRALARLAEGPLASHAVDALRAAPPEVGARLVQAAGAAPGSGGAEPPSWRGLGADPVSGRAQALLLAAMARAPGAADAAVQAMIEPALVETAQRALGLLGAEALPSVLSYLERHIDPDPDLWEGVDDATAALLDGAVAIAEQGAREGALSGEQPAVEATLAELLGAVRRSVRSPSTLVATSALYGLAKIGAAVDFPLVVSQTRAISLPVARAAESALAGLTERYPETARELARGLALAEDTHLAAAIVIEALGDAEPEEIAFLTSVASVGDVRARRAAVTAIAAAAGVSALDVLSVSLADEEREVRLAAARALGRLYASLPDRASDERARARELLGLVRASGEPDLVAAAAQGGAPFRSDPPWGDAAERLSAPVAIDGGEGAASPSGATGGPPSGKVL from the coding sequence GTGAGCCGCGCGTTCGACGATCTCGGTCCGTTCGAGGGCCCGCGCGCGGGCGACGCGGGCTCCTGGCCGGCCGAGCCCGAGTCCATCTCGCCCAGCGCGCGGAGCACGCCGATGCCGATCGCGGCCATCGCCGCGGCGCTCTCCGCGGACGACGCCGAGGAGCGCCGCCAGGCGGCCGCGCGGCTCGGCAGGGCCGACGTCGTCGAGGCGTTGCCGCTCCTGCTCCGCGCGCTCGGGGATCCCGACTGGCGCGTCCGCAAGGAGGCGACCTACGCCTGCCACCGGCTGATCCAGGCGGCGCCGACCTCTGCGCCGGCGCAGGCCGCCGAGGGGGAGCGGCCGGCCTCGCCCGGCGCCGGCGCCGAGGGGGAGCGGCCGTCCGCCCCGCAGCTCCTCGTCGCGGCGCTCCTCGACGCGCTCCAGAAGAGCGAGGACGTCGGCCTCAGGAACGCGGCCATCGAGGTGCTCGGCTACTGCGGGCGCGACGCCACGCCGGCGCTCGTCGACGCGCTCGGCGCGCTCGCTGGGGACGAGCGCAAGCTCGTCGTCGACGCGCTCGGCCGCACGCGCGACCCGGCGGCGCTCGACCCGCTCTACGCGGCGCTCGCCGAGCAGGACGACAACCTGCGCCAGAGCGCGATCGAGGCGATCGCCGGGATGGGGCTCATCGCGCGCGAGCGGGTGACGGACATCCTGTACGAGCGGCTCGCCGATCGGGATCGCTTCGTGCGGCTGACCGCGCTGAACGGGCTGAACGGGCTCGAGGCGCCCGTGCCGTGGCGGGTGCTCTCGTCGCTCATCGACGACCCGATCCTCCGGCCGGCGGCGCTGGTCGCCGCGGCGCTCGCGGAGAGCCCGGAGGCGCCGCGGGCGCTCTGCGGGGCGCTCGCGACGGCGCGGGGCGGCGCGTTCGCGCAGCTCGTCCGGGCGCTCGCGCGGCTCGCCGAGGGGCCGCTCGCGTCGCACGCGGTGGACGCGCTCCGGGCGGCGCCGCCCGAGGTGGGCGCCCGCCTCGTGCAGGCCGCCGGCGCCGCGCCGGGCTCGGGCGGCGCGGAGCCCCCGTCGTGGCGCGGCCTCGGCGCGGATCCGGTGAGCGGGCGCGCCCAGGCGCTCTTGCTCGCGGCGATGGCGCGCGCCCCGGGCGCGGCCGACGCCGCGGTGCAGGCCATGATCGAGCCCGCGCTCGTCGAGACGGCGCAGCGCGCGCTGGGGCTGCTCGGCGCGGAGGCGCTGCCCTCGGTGCTGTCCTACCTCGAGCGCCACATCGATCCCGACCCGGATCTCTGGGAGGGCGTCGACGACGCGACGGCCGCGCTCCTCGACGGCGCCGTGGCGATCGCGGAGCAGGGCGCGCGCGAGGGCGCGCTTTCGGGCGAGCAGCCCGCCGTCGAGGCGACGCTCGCCGAGCTGCTCGGCGCGGTGCGGCGGTCGGTCCGGAGCCCCTCGACGCTCGTGGCGACCAGCGCGCTCTACGGGCTCGCGAAGATCGGGGCCGCCGTCGACTTCCCGCTCGTCGTCTCGCAGACGCGCGCGATCTCGCTGCCGGTGGCGCGCGCTGCGGAGAGCGCGCTCGCGGGGCTCACGGAGCGCTACCCCGAGACGGCGCGCGAGCTCGCGCGCGGGCTCGCGCTGGCGGAGGACACCCACCTCGCGGCGGCGATCGTGATCGAGGCGCTCGGCGACGCGGAGCCGGAGGAGATCGCGTTCCTCACGAGCGTCGCGTCGGTGGGGGACGTGCGCGCGCGCCGGGCGGCCGTGACCGCGATCGCGGCGGCGGCGGGCGTCTCCGCGCTCGACGTGCTGAGCGTCTCCCTGGCAGACGAGGAGCGGGAGGTCCGGCTCGCCGCGGCGCGCGCGCTGGGCCGCCTGTACGCGTCGCTCCCGGACCGCGCGAGCGACGAGCGGGCGCGCGCGCGCGAGCTGCTCGGGCTGGTGCGCGCGTCGGGGGAGCCCGATCTCGTCGCGGCCGCGGCGCAGGGGGGCGCGCCGTTCCGCTCGGATCCTCCCTGGGGCGACGCCGCGGAGCGGCTGAGCGCGCCTGTGGCCATCGACGGCGGTGAGGGCGCGGCGTCCCCCTCGGGGGCGACCGGCGGGCCGCCGTCGGGGAAGGTGCTGTGA
- a CDS encoding CheR family methyltransferase — protein MNRRRDDEIRLLPDEFQRLRDLFNKHCGLQFGPEARTSMERRLRERVVELGLSSFAQYHEYLRFHSRGRAELDEALELITVNETYFFREDYQLRALMTELVPMIVKAGGARGRLSIWSAGCSTGEEVYSIAIAARESGAAERREVRIFGSDISRRCVIAARRGVYGASSFRATPPELKRRYFVERPDGFHVADELRALCQFGHLNLLDSSRAAVIGRVDVIFCRNVLIYLDEDSRRRVIDIFYERLSSGGFLLLGHSESLLNVTTAFELVHLREDLVYRKPAATLRLGIPEISPDRGGPDRGGGEEGG, from the coding sequence GTGAACCGGCGGCGGGACGACGAGATCCGCCTCTTGCCTGACGAGTTCCAGAGGCTGCGCGACCTGTTCAACAAGCACTGCGGGCTCCAGTTCGGGCCCGAGGCGCGCACGTCGATGGAGCGCCGGCTGCGAGAGCGGGTCGTCGAGCTCGGGCTCTCGTCGTTCGCGCAGTACCACGAGTACCTGCGCTTCCACAGCCGCGGGCGCGCCGAGCTCGACGAGGCGCTCGAGCTCATCACGGTCAACGAGACGTATTTCTTCCGGGAGGACTACCAGCTGCGCGCGCTCATGACCGAGCTCGTGCCCATGATCGTCAAGGCGGGGGGCGCCAGGGGCCGGCTGTCCATCTGGAGCGCGGGCTGCTCGACGGGCGAGGAGGTCTACTCGATCGCGATCGCCGCGCGGGAGTCGGGCGCCGCGGAGCGCCGCGAGGTCCGCATCTTCGGCAGCGACATCTCCCGCCGCTGCGTGATCGCGGCGCGCAGGGGGGTGTACGGCGCCTCGTCGTTCCGCGCGACGCCGCCTGAGCTCAAGCGGCGCTACTTCGTGGAGCGCCCGGACGGGTTCCACGTGGCGGACGAGCTGCGGGCGCTCTGCCAGTTCGGCCACCTGAACCTGCTCGACTCGTCGCGCGCGGCGGTGATCGGGCGCGTGGACGTCATCTTTTGCCGCAACGTCCTCATCTATCTGGACGAGGATTCGCGGCGCCGCGTGATCGACATCTTCTACGAGCGCCTCTCGTCCGGCGGCTTCCTCCTGCTGGGCCACTCCGAGTCGCTCCTCAACGTCACGACCGCGTTCGAGCTCGTGCACCTTCGGGAGGATCTCGTGTATCGCAAGCCGGCGGCCACGCTGCGTCTGGGGATCCCGGAGATCT